CGATTATATATCTCCGCAAAGTGCAAGAGGTAATTTTGGAAATCCTCCGGAGCAAATTGCGAGAAACGGAAAATCAGCAACTTACATGTTAACGGGCGATTATCCTGTCGGAAATTTAATATCTCAAAAGAAGCTTTTGTTCGGAAGATACATCAACGATCCCGATGTTACGAGTAGCAAAAATGTTGTTGTCATTGGAGAAGAAGTTTATAAAAACCTTTTTGATGCCAAGAAAAACGAAAACCCAATCGGAAAATCCGTTAACATAAAAGGGGTATTTTTTACAGTCATTGGCGTTTTCCGTGTTGGAAAAGCTGGCGGTCCTTTGGAAAGTGACCAGTCTGCCTATATCCCATTTTCTACGTATAACAAGCTATATAATGCTGGTGATGTTGTCGACTTTTTTGCCATCGTGAGTAAGCCAGACGCCAATGTCAGCACTGTGGAAGACCTCGCAAAAACAGAACTTAAAAAAGAATACCACGCTTCTCCAGAAGACACCAATGCTTTTGGAAGTTTTAACCTCGGCAAAGAATTTAAAAAACTTACAGGTTTTCTTACTGGTATGCAATTTTTGACCATCACAGTAGGAACATTAACCATTTTGGCGGGCGTTATTGCCATTTCAAATATCCTTTTAATTACCGTGAAAGAACGTACCAAAGAAATCGGAATCCGTAGAGCACTAGGTGCAAAACCAAGCGAAGTGCGTAACCAGATTTTATTAGAAAGTGTGGTGATTACGTTGTCTTCGGGTTTAATCGGATTTTTATTTGGGATATTTTTACTCATGGGACTTAATCTTGCCACTGCCAATAATGACAGCTTTCCGTTTTATAATCCCACGGTGGACTATTCCAATGTATTTTCTGCCTTAGCAATTATGCTGGTTTTAGGCTTATTAATAGGCATGATTCCCGCACAAAGAGCCGTCAAAATAAAACCTATCGAAGCTTTAAGAACCGAATAATATTTAAAAATAATACTAACTATATACTTTTCAGAATGAAAAAGAAGTTCACCATCAAAAAATTTCTCTATATCCTACTCGGACTTGTTGTTCTAGGTGCTTTGGTTATGGGAATTAGCTATGTCGTAAAATCCAACTCGGCAGAAAAGGAAATCTTCTTAACGAGAAAACCTACAATTTCTAATCTTGAGGACA
This genomic stretch from Chryseobacterium sp. POL2 harbors:
- a CDS encoding ABC transporter permease: MKILFSLDTWQEIYYSLSNNKLRTFLTMIGVGWGMFLYVSLLGAAKGMENGFNKLFSGFATNSIFLWAQNTSIPYDGFPKGRTMKLRLKDDNLLKSKIPQIDYISPQSARGNFGNPPEQIARNGKSATYMLTGDYPVGNLISQKKLLFGRYINDPDVTSSKNVVVIGEEVYKNLFDAKKNENPIGKSVNIKGVFFTVIGVFRVGKAGGPLESDQSAYIPFSTYNKLYNAGDVVDFFAIVSKPDANVSTVEDLAKTELKKEYHASPEDTNAFGSFNLGKEFKKLTGFLTGMQFLTITVGTLTILAGVIAISNILLITVKERTKEIGIRRALGAKPSEVRNQILLESVVITLSSGLIGFLFGIFLLMGLNLATANNDSFPFYNPTVDYSNVFSALAIMLVLGLLIGMIPAQRAVKIKPIEALRTE